A DNA window from Daucus carota subsp. sativus chromosome 3, DH1 v3.0, whole genome shotgun sequence contains the following coding sequences:
- the LOC108212107 gene encoding MAPK kinase substrate protein At1g80180 — MAALPRSEVSFRRSGSSGLVWEDQKFLSGELKPIKTKQDDDVNHKHKRSEHDHESKNQRKSYRTVDVASTIDPPSPKVSGCGCFGKPAKKPNNRKPPAGHRRS; from the coding sequence atggcTGCTTTGCCCAGGTCTGAAGTATCCTTCAGAAGATCAGGATCATCAGGTCTAGTATGGGAAGACCAGAAATTTTTATCAGGGGAGCTCAAGCCCATAAAGACCAAACAAGATGATGATGTGAACCATAAACACAAACGATCAGAACATGATCATGAGTCAAAAAATCAGCGGAAATCGTATCGGACGGTTGATGTTGCATCCACAATTGATCCTCCATCTCCTAAAGTATCTGGTTGCGGGTGTTTTGGGAAGCCTGCCAAGAAGCCAAATAACAGAAAACCTCCTGCAGGCCATCGAAGGTCCTAG
- the LOC108211328 gene encoding NADH-cytochrome b5 reductase-like protein, with protein sequence MATFIRRLTKSGVGAFSHKFQTQSRAPIGAIAAICGGLSYFYYFDSPNLVHMDKINDESRQQVALNPDKWVGFKLQEKAKVSHNTQLFRFSFDPSAKLGLDVASCLITRYPLPPDTEGKTKYVIRPYTPISDPDAKGHFDLLIKIYPGGKMSQHFASLKPGDIVEVKGPVEKLRYTPNMKKHIGMIAGGSGITPMLQIIDAILKNPEDKTKISLIYANVSPDDILLKKKLDVLADSHPNLKIYYTVDKPSENWTGGKGYITKDMAVKGLPGPSEDSLILVCGPPGLMNHISGDKAKDRSQGELTGILKELGYTENMVYKF encoded by the exons ATGGCTACGTTTATTCGGAGGCTTACAAAATCTGGCGTTGGTGCATTCTCTCACAAATTCCAAACTCAATCACGAGCTCCTATTGGTGCGATCGCTGCCATTTGCGGTGGATTATCTTACTTCTACTACTTCGATTCCCCAAATTTG GTTCATATGGATAAAATCAATGATGAATCTCGGCAGCAAGTTG CGCTTAATCCTGATAAGTGGGTAGGATTTAAGCTTCAAGAGAAGGCAAAGGTCAGCCACAACACGCAGTTGTTCAG GTTTTCATTTGATCCTAGTGCGAAATTGGGTCTTGATGTTGCGTCATGCCTCATCACAAG GTACCCATTACCACCAGACACAGAAGGGAAAACAAAATACGTCATTCGCCC gtacaccccTATATCAGATCCTGATGCAAAAGGACACTTTGATTTGTTAATTAAG ATTTATCCGGGTGGGAAAATGAGTCAGCATTTTGCAAGCTTAAAACCTGGAGATATAGTTGAAGTAAAGGG GCCCGTTGAAAAGCTCCGATATACGCCAAATATGAAGAAACATATAGGAATG ATTGCAGGTGGCTCAGGCATCACTCCAATGCTTCAAATAATTGATGCTATCCTAAAGAATCCTGAAGACAAAACGAAG ATTTCGTTGATATATGCTAATGTATCCCCAGATGACATACTACTTAAGAAGAAACTTGATGTGCTTGCAGATAGCCATCCAAATTTGAAG ATTTATTATACCGTGGATAAGCCATCAGAGAACTGGACTGGAGGTAAAGGATACATAACAAAGGATATGGCTGTGAAAGGCTTGCCTGGTCCCAGCGAAGATTCTCTTATATTG GTATGTGGTCCTCCTGGGCTGATGAATCATATATCCGGTGACAAGGCAAAAGACCGTTCACAAGGCGAG CTCACTGGAATACTCAAAGAACTTGGATATACCGAGAATATGGTTTACAAATTTTGA
- the LOC108211032 gene encoding nudix hydrolase 19, chloroplastic produces the protein MSIQLSSHVFAGNPIISKTPKLTDSVSFSSAFQTLKAYFSSDHGTQGSCPNFKVLPFRKGRPLVGSSGDLVPTWHLGWLSLSECQAFLGKSRVKLTENSFVYLGSELADEVVFWAIDVSDAGDLENEMSDMQLSFVDVMSLMVATDWTNQLVMADLAIAGQAKALLEWHITSCFCGKCGEKTVPIDAGRRKQCSNESCKKRIYPRVDPVVIMLVVDKQRDRALLSRQSKFVPRMWSTLAGFIEPGESLEEAVKRETWEETGIEVGEVIYHSSQPWPVGPSSMPCQLMVGFLAYAKSFEINVDKNELEDAQWFSREDVKKALTFAEYEKAQTTTAVKVKQMSKGVEKSFNLSLDFNMESGELASMFIPGPYAVAHHLIASWVNEAGVNDIQGHN, from the exons ATGTCAATACAACTCAGCTCCCATGTCTTTGCAGGCAATCCCATAATATCTAAAACACCTAAACTAACCGACTCTGTTTCATTCTCCTCTGCTTTTCAGACCCTCAAAGCATACTTCTCTTCTGATCATGGTACTCAAGGTTCATGTCCGAATTTTAAGGTTTTGCCTTTCAGAAAGGGAAGGCCACTGGTGGGGTCTTCCGGTGATTTGGTTCCGACATGGCACTTGGGTTGGTTGAGTTTGAGTGAGTGTCAAGCTTTCTTGGGAAAGTCTCGAGTTAAGTTGACTGAAAATTCGTTTGTTTATTTGGGTTCTGAGTTGGCTGATGAGGTTGTTTTTTGGGCAATTGATGTGTCTGATGCTGGTGATCTGGAGAATGAGATGAGTGATATGCAGTTAAGCTTTGTGGATGTGATGAGTTTGATGGTTGCCACGGATTGGACTAACCAGCTTGTTATGGCTGATCTTGCTATTGCTGGCCAG GCCAAAGCTTTGTTGGAGTGGCATATTACATCATGCTTTTGTGGGAAATGTGGAGAGAAAACTGTGCCAATAGATGCTGGGAGACGAAAGCAATGTTCAAATGAGTCCTGCAAAAAGAGAATTTACCCACGAGTTGATCCG GTTGTCATTATGTTAGTCGTAGATAAACAGAGAGACCGTGCACTTCTAAGCAGACAGTCAAAATTTGTGCCACGAATGTGGAGTACTCTTGCTGGGTTCATAGAG CCAGGTGAAAGCTTGGAAGAGGCAGTGAAGCGTGAAACGTGGGAGGAGACTGGTATTGAGGTTGGAGAAGTTATCTATCATAGCTCTCAGCCTTGGCCTG TTGGACCTAGTAGCATGCCTTGCCAGTTAATGGTGGGTTTCCTGGCATATGCTAAGTCGTTTGAAATAAATGTGGACAAGAATGAATTGGAAG ATGCCCAATGGTTCAGTAGAGAAGATGTCAAGAAGGCTTTAACATTTGCTGAATACGAGAAGGCGCAAACGACAACAGCAGTGAAAGTGAAGCAGATGAGCAAAGGAGTCGAAAAAAGTTTTAACCTATCTTTGGACTTCAACATGGAAAGTGGAGAACTTGCTTCCATGTTTATCCCTGGACCATACGCGGTCGCTCATCACTTGATTGCTTCTTGGGTCAACGAGGCTGGAGTAAATGATATTCAAGGACACAATTAA